From Caulobacter segnis, a single genomic window includes:
- a CDS encoding transglycosylase domain-containing protein, which produces MSDPNDPKDTAPETPAEPKPRKPRARAAMTDAAGLPETTPEPETLPEDAPPEPAETDLPEAVETVPEAALSPAEPERPKKPPIWKRPAWLIGAAVAVVLVIVAFASLFWSLPLSRALEPLNNSAIVLVANDGSPIARRGSYKEAPIDVAKLPAYVPGAFVAIEDRRFYSHMGVDPKAIARALGKNAQAGGVSEGGSTITQQLAKNAFLSSDRNLRRKAQEAMIAVYLEARLTKTEILSRYLSSVYFGDGAFGLRAAARHYFGKQPEQLSIGEAAMLAGLVKAPSRLAPTSNIDGARERMRVVLGAMVETKTITQAQADAVGDVSAIENPDKLPTGSYFADWALPQARASIGARYGETIVKTTLDPEMQEKAERILNDFIERDGKVLNITQGALVAMRKDGSVVAMVGGRDYKTSQFNRADGERQPGSSFKLFVYLAALQSGMTTTSPILDTPVQVSGYTPKNHEGKYRDREIPLISAFAASSNVAAVRLAHDLGPAKVIKVARQLGVTEKIPDDLTMALGTGSMSLTRLTAAYASIAAGEYPITPHALDSFQKPKTTAYDPKVLAGMRDLLRSATHRGTGLEAAIQGAYGKTGTTQDYHDALFVGYVDDLVVGVWVGNDDNSSMNGVVGGGEPAKIWKAFMLAALNRQVAPVIEEDPLDDLGLPLEGEIGPDGLPVAPLTPAPAPTEPPAPNSGVPQAPPPPEPRP; this is translated from the coding sequence ATGTCCGATCCCAACGATCCGAAAGACACCGCCCCAGAAACACCGGCGGAACCCAAGCCTCGCAAGCCGCGCGCCAGGGCGGCGATGACGGACGCCGCCGGCCTGCCGGAAACGACGCCGGAACCCGAGACCCTGCCGGAAGACGCCCCGCCCGAACCCGCCGAGACCGACCTGCCCGAGGCCGTCGAGACCGTCCCGGAAGCCGCCCTCTCGCCGGCCGAGCCCGAGCGGCCGAAAAAGCCGCCGATCTGGAAGCGGCCGGCCTGGCTGATCGGCGCCGCCGTCGCCGTGGTGCTGGTGATCGTCGCCTTCGCCTCGCTCTTCTGGTCGTTGCCGCTGAGCCGCGCCCTGGAGCCGCTGAACAACTCGGCCATCGTGCTGGTCGCCAACGACGGCTCCCCGATCGCCCGCCGGGGCTCGTACAAGGAGGCCCCGATCGATGTGGCCAAGCTGCCGGCCTATGTGCCCGGCGCCTTCGTCGCGATCGAGGACCGCCGCTTCTACAGCCACATGGGCGTCGACCCCAAGGCGATCGCCCGGGCTCTGGGCAAGAACGCCCAGGCCGGCGGCGTCTCGGAAGGTGGCTCCACCATCACCCAACAGCTGGCCAAGAACGCCTTCCTCAGCAGCGACCGCAATCTGCGCCGCAAGGCGCAGGAGGCGATGATCGCGGTCTATCTGGAAGCCCGGCTGACCAAGACCGAGATCCTGTCGCGCTACCTGTCGTCGGTCTATTTCGGCGACGGCGCCTTCGGCCTGCGCGCCGCGGCCCGGCACTATTTCGGCAAGCAGCCCGAACAGCTGTCGATCGGCGAGGCCGCCATGCTGGCCGGTCTGGTCAAGGCGCCCTCGCGCCTGGCCCCGACCAGCAACATCGACGGCGCCCGCGAGCGCATGCGCGTGGTGCTGGGCGCCATGGTCGAGACCAAGACCATCACCCAGGCCCAGGCCGACGCCGTCGGCGACGTCTCGGCGATCGAAAATCCCGACAAGCTGCCCACCGGCTCGTACTTCGCCGACTGGGCCCTGCCCCAGGCCCGCGCCTCCATCGGGGCCCGTTACGGCGAGACCATCGTCAAGACGACGCTGGATCCCGAGATGCAGGAAAAGGCCGAGCGGATCCTCAACGACTTCATCGAACGCGACGGCAAGGTCCTGAACATCACCCAGGGCGCCCTGGTGGCCATGCGCAAGGACGGCAGCGTCGTCGCCATGGTCGGCGGCCGCGACTACAAGACCAGCCAGTTCAACCGCGCCGACGGCGAACGCCAGCCGGGGTCGTCGTTCAAGCTGTTCGTCTATCTGGCGGCCCTGCAGTCGGGCATGACCACCACCAGCCCGATCCTCGACACGCCCGTGCAGGTCAGCGGCTACACGCCCAAGAACCACGAGGGCAAGTATCGCGACCGCGAGATCCCGCTGATCAGCGCCTTCGCCGCCTCGTCGAACGTAGCGGCCGTGCGCCTGGCCCACGACCTGGGGCCCGCCAAGGTGATCAAGGTCGCCCGTCAGCTGGGCGTCACCGAGAAGATCCCCGACGACCTGACCATGGCGCTGGGCACCGGCTCGATGAGCCTGACCCGCCTGACGGCGGCCTACGCCTCGATCGCGGCCGGGGAATACCCGATCACGCCGCACGCTCTGGACAGCTTCCAGAAGCCCAAGACCACCGCCTACGACCCCAAGGTCCTGGCCGGCATGCGCGACCTGCTGCGCTCGGCCACCCATCGCGGCACGGGCCTGGAGGCGGCCATTCAGGGCGCTTACGGCAAGACCGGCACTACCCAGGACTATCACGACGCCCTGTTCGTCGGTTACGTTGACGACCTGGTGGTGGGCGTCTGGGTCGGCAACGACGACAACAGCTCGATGAACGGCGTGGTCGGCGGCGGCGAACCCGCCAAGATCTGGAAGGCCTTCATGCTGGCCGCCCTGAACCGCCAGGTCGCCCCGGTGATCGAGGAGGATCCGCTGGACGACCTGGGCCTGCCGCTGGAAGGCGAGATCGGCCCCGACGGCCTGCCCGTGGCTCCGCTGACGCCGGCGCCCGCGCCGACCGAACCGCCCGCCCCGAACAGCGGCGTACCGCAGGCCCCGCCGCCGCCAGAGCCTCGCCCCTAG
- a CDS encoding MucR family transcriptional regulator, translating to MNKAQERAAEIAAQVLSAYLSNNTVSSDDLPALAARTYAALEAVFAGPAATPTPVSAPTAAEIAASVTPDAIISFENGRRYRSLRRHLNQLGLTDDQYRAKWGLPVDYPLVAQSFSDLRSSAARAQRFGGVSVAAE from the coding sequence ATGAACAAGGCTCAGGAACGCGCCGCCGAGATCGCCGCCCAGGTTTTGAGCGCCTATCTCAGCAACAACACGGTCTCGTCCGATGACCTGCCCGCCCTCGCCGCTCGCACCTACGCCGCGCTAGAGGCGGTTTTCGCGGGCCCGGCCGCCACGCCGACGCCGGTCTCCGCGCCGACGGCCGCCGAGATCGCCGCCAGCGTCACGCCCGACGCCATCATCAGCTTCGAGAACGGCCGCCGCTATCGCTCGCTGCGCCGGCACCTGAACCAACTGGGCCTCACCGACGACCAATACCGCGCCAAGTGGGGCCTGCCCGTCGACTATCCCCTGGTCGCCCAGAGCTTCTCGGACCTGCGCTCAAGCGCCGCCCGCGCCCAGCGTTTCGGCGGCGTCTCGGTCGCGGCCGAGTAG
- a CDS encoding SulP family inorganic anion transporter, which yields MTQAAASTAPGEKPGFSTILPRDFIASIVVFLVAMPLCMGIAVASGVPAERGLVTGIIGGVIVGALAGSPLQVSGPAAGLAVIVFEIVAKHGLSMLGPILVVAGLIQLIAGAAKLGNWFRAISPAVVHGMLAGIGVLIVAGQFHVLFGDSPKAHGLQNLAAIPGALAGVQFATLTQVEAALAVGVVTIGSILLWEKFRPKALKLVPGALLGVVAGTVLATVLALDVKKIVVPESITAAIAIPGVADFARMSDPMLLVTAIAVAFIASAETLLSAAAVDRMHDGERTKYNKELGAQGVGNMLCGLVGALPMTGVIVRSSANVQAGAMSRMSAILHGVWILGFVALLPWLLRMVPSAALAGVLVVTGWKLVSLQHVRHLFARYGLLPALIWGATFVMVVATDLLTGVLVGMALTLLELVPNLKKMRLNVFQRELGPDESEIRLEGAATFVQLPKIAKVLDSAPNNGRVTLDTRGLTSLDHTVAEALSDWLKGKARAGVEVELPPSCAFGDRLRAAGAH from the coding sequence ATGACCCAGGCCGCCGCTTCCACCGCCCCCGGCGAAAAGCCGGGGTTCTCGACGATCCTGCCGCGCGACTTCATCGCCTCGATCGTCGTCTTCCTCGTGGCGATGCCCCTCTGCATGGGCATCGCCGTCGCCTCCGGCGTGCCGGCCGAACGCGGCCTGGTCACCGGCATCATCGGCGGCGTCATCGTCGGCGCCCTGGCCGGTTCGCCCCTGCAGGTCAGCGGCCCCGCCGCCGGCCTGGCGGTCATCGTCTTCGAGATCGTCGCCAAGCACGGCCTGTCCATGCTGGGCCCGATCCTGGTCGTCGCCGGCCTGATCCAACTGATCGCCGGCGCCGCCAAGCTGGGCAACTGGTTCCGCGCCATCTCGCCGGCCGTCGTGCACGGCATGCTGGCCGGCATCGGCGTGCTGATCGTGGCGGGCCAGTTCCACGTCCTGTTCGGTGACTCGCCCAAGGCCCACGGCCTTCAGAACCTGGCCGCCATCCCCGGCGCCCTGGCTGGCGTGCAGTTCGCGACCCTCACCCAGGTCGAGGCCGCCCTGGCCGTCGGCGTGGTCACGATCGGCTCGATCCTGCTGTGGGAGAAGTTCCGTCCCAAGGCCTTGAAACTGGTCCCCGGGGCGCTCTTGGGGGTTGTCGCCGGCACCGTCTTGGCCACCGTCCTGGCGCTGGACGTCAAGAAGATCGTGGTGCCGGAATCGATCACCGCCGCCATCGCCATCCCCGGTGTCGCCGACTTCGCGCGGATGTCGGATCCGATGCTGCTGGTGACCGCCATCGCGGTGGCCTTCATCGCCTCGGCCGAGACCCTGCTGTCGGCGGCCGCCGTCGACCGCATGCATGACGGCGAGCGCACCAAGTACAACAAGGAGCTTGGCGCCCAGGGCGTCGGCAACATGCTGTGCGGCCTGGTCGGCGCCCTGCCGATGACCGGCGTGATCGTGCGCAGCTCGGCCAACGTCCAGGCCGGCGCCATGAGCCGCATGTCGGCGATCCTGCATGGCGTCTGGATCCTGGGCTTCGTGGCCCTGCTGCCCTGGCTGCTGCGCATGGTGCCCAGCGCGGCCCTGGCCGGCGTCCTGGTCGTCACGGGCTGGAAGCTGGTCAGCCTGCAGCACGTGCGTCACCTGTTCGCCCGCTACGGTCTGCTCCCCGCCCTGATCTGGGGCGCGACCTTCGTGATGGTGGTGGCCACGGACCTTCTGACCGGCGTGCTGGTCGGCATGGCCCTGACGCTGCTGGAGCTGGTCCCCAACCTCAAGAAGATGCGCCTCAACGTGTTCCAGCGCGAGCTGGGCCCCGACGAGAGCGAGATCCGCCTGGAAGGCGCGGCCACGTTCGTCCAGCTGCCCAAGATCGCCAAGGTCCTGGACAGCGCGCCGAACAACGGTCGCGTGACCCTGGACACCCGCGGCCTGACCAGCCTGGACCACACCGTCGCCGAGGCGCTCAGCGATTGGCTGAAGGGCAAGGCCAGGGCCGGGGTCGAGGTCGAGCTGCCCCCGTCCTGCGCCTTCGGCGATCGCCTCCGAGCCGCCGGCGCGCACTGA
- a CDS encoding carbonic anhydrase, protein MEQFLERAALFRGQVFPAQSALYERLASHGQSPKALMISCADSRVVPELITQANPGDLFVCRNAGNIVPPFSQANGGVSSAVEYAVMALGVRDIVVCGHSDCGAMKAFSHPEALEKMPNVAAWLRHAHAAHSVVCSCYGHLDDHGRTRALSLENVVVQINHLRTHPSVASAMARGELTLHGWFFEIETGQIQAYNGDTGQFEQVYEGAPLPVAQRPARRMVAADHLGIAAE, encoded by the coding sequence TTGGAACAGTTTCTCGAACGCGCCGCGCTGTTCCGCGGCCAAGTCTTCCCCGCCCAGAGCGCCCTCTACGAACGCCTCGCCAGCCACGGCCAGAGCCCCAAGGCGTTGATGATCTCGTGCGCCGACAGCCGCGTCGTCCCCGAGCTCATCACCCAGGCCAACCCCGGCGACCTGTTCGTCTGCCGCAACGCCGGCAACATCGTGCCGCCGTTCAGCCAAGCCAACGGCGGCGTGTCGTCGGCCGTGGAGTACGCAGTGATGGCGCTGGGCGTGCGCGACATCGTCGTCTGCGGCCACTCGGACTGCGGGGCCATGAAGGCCTTCTCGCATCCCGAGGCGCTGGAGAAGATGCCCAACGTCGCCGCCTGGCTGCGCCACGCCCACGCCGCCCACAGCGTGGTGTGCTCGTGCTACGGACACCTCGACGACCACGGCCGCACCCGCGCCCTGTCGCTGGAAAACGTGGTGGTCCAGATCAATCATCTGCGCACCCACCCGTCGGTGGCGTCGGCCATGGCCCGGGGCGAACTGACCCTGCACGGCTGGTTCTTCGAGATCGAGACCGGCCAGATCCAGGCCTATAACGGCGACACCGGCCAGTTCGAGCAGGTCTACGAAGGCGCGCCGCTGCCGGTCGCCCAGCGTCCGGCCCGCCGCATGGTCGCCGCCGATCACCTGGGCATCGCCGCCGAATGA
- a CDS encoding ATP-binding protein, with protein MKLLRLWPQRLVGQVTLVLMLAVALEFVGSSILFENSRLYPNRDNQLRRAAEQLVTAETLLDSTSAQDRKTQAVMISSRATELTWSPLPVLVDRNRTTEHELKERFRDAEPSLRGRELRLNADIDRALPRDTRVKVALQLRDGSWLTLKTKIRAAPWAVLLSSVGSAFILGLGVIAAAALVLRNLSRPLRALAEAADKVGKGAQVRIAESGAGDLKLVAKAFNAMQDRISGLLRARTEALAAVGHDLRTPLARLRLRAGFVKDAEAREALEADVDEMTAMLDSLLAYLGGQEDPEPRRRTDLAAIAMTVVDDATDAEHAATYAGLDHLPVQVRPVSLKRAISNVVENALHYGGDATLTLAREGRTAVLAIEDNGPGIPETELAEVLQPFHRLDSARARNTAGLGLGLTIVQQIMQREGGALVLKNRPQGGLRVELRLPAL; from the coding sequence ATGAAGCTTCTGCGGCTATGGCCGCAGCGTCTGGTCGGCCAGGTCACCCTGGTGCTGATGCTGGCCGTGGCCCTGGAATTCGTCGGCAGCTCGATCCTGTTCGAGAACAGTCGCCTCTATCCCAATCGCGACAACCAGTTGCGCCGCGCCGCCGAGCAGCTGGTCACGGCAGAGACCTTGCTGGACTCGACCTCTGCCCAGGACCGCAAGACCCAGGCGGTGATGATCTCATCGCGCGCGACAGAGCTGACCTGGTCGCCCCTGCCCGTCCTCGTCGACCGAAACCGGACGACCGAGCACGAGCTCAAAGAGCGTTTCCGCGACGCCGAACCCAGCCTGCGGGGCCGCGAGCTGCGCCTGAACGCCGACATCGACCGCGCCCTGCCGCGCGACACGCGCGTGAAAGTGGCGCTGCAACTGCGCGACGGCTCGTGGCTGACCCTCAAGACCAAGATCCGCGCCGCGCCCTGGGCCGTGCTGCTCAGCAGCGTCGGTTCGGCCTTCATCCTGGGCCTGGGGGTCATCGCCGCCGCAGCCCTGGTGCTACGCAATCTCAGCCGCCCCCTCCGCGCCCTGGCCGAGGCCGCCGACAAGGTCGGCAAGGGCGCGCAGGTCCGCATCGCCGAGAGCGGCGCTGGCGACCTCAAGCTGGTGGCCAAGGCGTTCAACGCCATGCAGGATCGCATTTCCGGATTGTTGCGCGCCCGCACCGAGGCGCTGGCGGCCGTCGGCCATGACCTGAGAACGCCATTGGCCCGCCTGCGCCTGCGGGCCGGCTTCGTCAAGGACGCCGAGGCCCGCGAGGCCCTGGAGGCCGACGTCGACGAGATGACGGCCATGCTCGACTCGCTGCTGGCCTATCTGGGCGGCCAGGAGGATCCCGAACCCCGCCGCCGCACGGACCTTGCCGCGATCGCCATGACCGTGGTCGACGACGCCACCGACGCCGAGCACGCCGCGACCTATGCCGGCCTCGACCACCTGCCGGTCCAGGTCCGCCCCGTGTCCCTGAAGCGGGCGATCAGCAATGTGGTCGAGAACGCGCTGCACTACGGCGGCGACGCGACCCTGACCCTCGCCCGCGAAGGCCGCACGGCCGTGTTGGCCATCGAGGACAACGGCCCCGGCATTCCCGAGACCGAATTGGCCGAGGTGCTGCAGCCCTTCCACCGGCTGGACAGCGCTAGGGCCCGCAACACCGCGGGCCTCGGCCTAGGCCTGACCATCGTCCAACAGATCATGCAGCGCGAAGGCGGCGCCCTGGTGTTGAAGAACCGCCCGCAAGGCGGCCTGCGCGTGGAGCTGAGGCTGCCGGCGCTCTGA
- a CDS encoding response regulator transcription factor, with protein MDSSGHGTIALPREMATAPLAPTILIVEDDPALRTLLMRLLREEGFQPLSAGHGAEMARVLETNTVDLILLDVMLPGSNGFDLCRSIRRESDVPIVMLSARDDETDRLIGLELGADDYIGKPFSKKELIARIRAILRRTQNGQQASQPRGHQQMTFAGWSLDPGRRELLSPDGAFVDLSGAEFDLLLAFVSSPQRVIGRERLLEMSRARFSDASDRSIDVLVSRLRRKLAVTNQAESLLRTVRGVGYIFTVAVERR; from the coding sequence ATGGATTCTTCAGGTCACGGAACGATCGCCCTGCCGCGCGAGATGGCGACAGCGCCGCTCGCGCCGACCATCCTCATTGTCGAGGACGATCCAGCCCTGCGCACCCTCCTGATGCGCCTGCTGCGCGAGGAAGGCTTCCAGCCCCTCAGCGCCGGCCACGGGGCCGAGATGGCCCGGGTGCTGGAGACCAACACCGTCGACCTGATCCTGCTGGACGTGATGCTGCCGGGCAGCAACGGCTTCGATCTGTGCCGCAGCATCCGGCGCGAGAGCGACGTGCCGATCGTCATGCTCAGCGCCCGCGACGACGAGACCGACCGCCTGATCGGCCTGGAGCTCGGCGCCGACGACTATATCGGCAAGCCCTTCAGCAAGAAGGAGCTGATCGCCCGCATCCGCGCGATCCTGCGCCGCACCCAGAACGGCCAGCAGGCCAGCCAGCCGCGCGGCCACCAGCAGATGACGTTCGCCGGCTGGAGCCTGGATCCCGGTCGTCGCGAGCTGCTGTCGCCCGATGGCGCCTTCGTCGACCTGTCCGGCGCCGAGTTCGACCTGCTGCTGGCCTTCGTCAGTTCGCCCCAGCGGGTCATCGGCCGTGAGCGCCTGCTGGAGATGTCCCGCGCCCGCTTCTCGGACGCCTCGGACCGCAGCATCGACGTGCTGGTCAGCCGCCTGCGCCGGAAACTGGCCGTCACCAACCAGGCCGAGTCGCTGCTACGCACCGTGCGCGGCGTCGGCTACATCTTCACCGTGGCCGTTGAGCGCCGGTGA